The Nonlabens sp. Hel1_33_55 genome contains the following window.
GTAGGGCAAAGAAGAAGGATTTCTTGACCATCGAACAAGCACGCAAACATAAATTCCCGATCGATTGGTCAACCTATGAAGCGGTAAAGCCTAAAAAAATAGGTGTTCACGAATTAGAAGATCTGGACCTAAAAGAAATTTCAGAATACATTGACTGGTCGCCATTTTTCCGTAGTTGGGATTTACATGGACGCTATCCAGATATTTTGACTGATGATGTTGTGGGCGAGCAAGCCACAGAGTTGTTTGCAGATGCTCAGGAAATGTTGAATAAAATTATTGATGAGAATTGGCTAGAAGCCAAAGCACTTTACGGCTTATTCCCAGCAAATTCAAATGAGCAGGACGACATCGAAGTAAAAGGATCTGATGCAGACTTTGTCTTTAGAACCTTGCGCCAACAATCGAAAAAAGCTGCTGGCAAACCACAAATTGCTCTATCAGATTTTATTGCACCAACCGATTCTGGAAAACAGGATTATATAGGGGCTTTTTGTGTGAGCGCTGGTTTTGGCGTTCCAGAACGTGCCGCCCAATTTGAAAAAGACCACGACGATTATAATTCCATCATGCTCAAAGCCCTTGCGGACAGACTTGCCGAGGCTCTTGCTGAATATCTGCACTTGAGAATACGTAAAGAATTCTGGGGTTATGCCAGCGATGAGCAGTTGGAGAACAACGATTTGATTCGAGAAAATTACAAGGGAATAAGACCAGCGCCAGGTTATCCAGCTTGTCCAGACCACCTAGAGAAAGAGACTATTTGGGAACTGCTTCAAGTAGAAGAGAAAATAGGAGTAACGCTTACGGAAAGCCTTGCCATGTGGCCAGCAGCAAGTGTTTCTGGATATTATATTTCGCATCCAGAATCTCGTTATTTTGGACTTGGTAAGATAAAGGAAGACCAAGTGCACGATTATGCGGATCGTAAAGGAATCGCTTTCGCGAAAGCAGAAAAATGGCTCAACCCTAACATTGCTGATTAACACCAGAAATTATTAAATGAAGATTACCGACCATATAAAACAAGCGGAAAACACGCTGTTCAGCTTTGAAATCATACCGCCAGTAAAGGGGAAATCGATTAAGGAATTGTATGACAATATTGATCCCTTAATGGAATTCAAGCCACCATTTATAGATGTGACCACCTCACGTGAGGAGTTTATATACATCGAGAAAAAAGGTGGTTTGTTAGAAAAGAAACTCACCAGAATGCGCCCTGGTACCTTGGGGATTTGTGCAGCGATCCAGAACAAATATGACGTGGATACTGTACCGCATTTGCTTTGCGGTGGCTTTACACAGCAGGAAACCGAATATTTGCTGGTGGATTGTCAATATCTAGAAATTGATAATGTAATGGCATTGCGAGGTGACGCCCGTAAAGGAGATAAGCGCTTTGAGTGTACGGAAGGAGGCCATGAATTTGCGATCGATCTGGTCAAACAAATCGATCATTTGAATAAAGGGCACTACTTACATGACGTGATTGAAATTTCTTGCGATGTTGATTTTTGCATTGGTGTTGCTGGATATCCAGAGAAGCATGAAGAATCTCCCAGCATGAAAACCGACTTAAAACGTTTGAAGGATAAGGTAGATGCTGGTGCGCATTATGTGGTCACGCAAATGTTCTTTGACAATCAAAAATATTTTGAATTTGTAAATGCTGCTAGAGATTTAGGCATTACTATTCCAATTATTCCAGGAATCAAGCCTATCGCGACTAAATCTCATTTGCAGTTGTTGCCGCAAACATTCCATCTGGACATGCCGCAAAATTTAGTTGACGCTGTGGAAAACTGCAAAACTAATAAAGACGTACGTCAGGTAGGCGTGGAGTTTTGCATCGATCAGTGTCGTGAGTTACTGGCGAATGATGTTCCTGTTTTGCATTTCTATAGCATGGGAAAAAGCGATAATATTTACGACATTGCCAAAGCTATTTTTTAATGTAGTTTCGCCCTAATGACGAATCGTTTTATAATTCTTTTGGTTTTTCTCGCTTTGATGGCGCCTTGCGCCGCTCAGGTTTACACTGAGCAGAGTCGAAGTGTAAAAGCAAGTACCGCACAAACAAAAGAACAATTTCCAAAAGTTGCAACTATCGATGTATCCTTGATGCACGGGACTATTTTGCAACATAACCCAGATATTTCTCACCTCATAACTAATCATCCTAAAGGTATTTTGCTTAGTTATAACCGCAAGACTTTTGGCGAAGAAGAATGGGAATCGCGCTATGGTTTTCCAGATTGGGGTTTTAGTGCTGCTTATCAGGATATGAAAAATTACAATCTTGGCGAGGCTTATAGCGCTTACGCGCATTATAATTTTCATTTTTTCAATCGTAATCTACAGTTTAGAGTAGGCCAAGGTCTAGCTTACATGACTAAGCCTTTTGACGTGGAGACTAATCCGCAGAATAATGCCTATGGCACCACGATTACCAGCTCCACTTATCTAGTCGCTAATTACCGCAAAGAAAATATTTATAAAGGCCTAGGATTTCATGCAGGTGCAAGCATCATCCATTACTCCAATGCTAATGTGCGCGCTCCTAATAATTCTACCAACACATGGTTTTTCAATGCAGGACTTAACTACACTTTAAATCGTGATGAAATACCAGAGTATAAAATCTGGGAAAAGCGAGGTTACACAGAGCCGATCGGGATCAATGCTATGGCACGTTTAGGTTTTAACGAGAGTGATTACCGTGGCAGCGGCCAGCATCCGTTTTATGATTTCTCAGTGTATGCAGATAAGCGCATCAATATCAAAAGCAGCCTGCATGCTGGAGCCGAATTATTTGTTGCCGAATTTCTGAGAGAATTCCGCGATTATCAGGCCAACAGTTTTCCAGAAAACGGAATCAACGGTGATGAAGATCATAAACGAGTAGGACTTTTTATAGGACATGAATTGCACTTAGGAAAAACGAGTGTGTTGTCGCAATTTGGTTATTACGTGTATCAGCCTATCGAGTTTGAATCTAAGTTTTACAACAGACTAGGATTACAAAGAAGATTGACAGACAACATTTTTGCTAGCGTCACTGTAAAAGCACACGGCGCAAAAGCTGAAGGCGTGAGTCTAGGAATAGGCTATCGATTCAAAGAAGTTTTTAATGCTAAAACTGAATTATGAAAGGAGATAAGAGTTCAGAGTTAGGAGTTGTAAATATGTCAGTTCGAGCGCAGTCGAGAACAGTTCAGTTTGATTCTATGTTGTTTAGAAATATTTTGAATTTTCTTATGCGTCAGTTCGAGCGACAGTCGAGAACAGTTAGAAGCGTAGCGATGTTTTCACTTACAATGATTCTAATAATAAGCACAGCAACCAGTTGCGACAGTGAAGATGGTTTGAACTGCACACAAACAGCAGGTGATATCCAGAGTTTTGAAGTAGAAGTAGATGCATTTGATAAAGTCGTAATCTTTGAACGTATGGGCGCCACCTTTAAACAAGGACCCGTTCAAAGAGTTGTTGTTACTACCGGAGAAAATCTATTCAATGATATTGATGTCAAAGTAGTTGATGGCCAACTTCAAATTGTGAATAATAACGGCTGTAACGTCATAAGAGATTATGGAATAACGCAAATCGAAATCACATCACCCAACCTAACCGAAATTAGAACTAGCACCGGAGAAGATCTTAAGAGCGACGGTGTTCTTAACTACCCTAATCTCACTCTATTGTCAGAAGATGCTACCGTGGAAGAAGATTTCTATAACACTGATGGTGATATGCGTATGCAACTCAATACCCAGAATCTCAGAATCGTTTCTAATAATTTGAGCTACTTCTATTTAAGTGGTTCGGTACAGAATGCAGATATCACTTTCCTTGAAGGCGATGGACGTATTTATGCTGAAGATCTTGAAATTCAAAACGCTCAAATTTTTCATCGTGGCACCAGCGAGTGGCGCATGGATGTAAAACAAAACATCGCCGGAACCATTAATGGCTACGGCGATGTGATATTAGATATAGAACCAGTTACTGTCGACGTTGACGTCACCTGGCAAGGTCGATTGATCTTTCTAAATAACTAGAGAAGCGTTATAGGTAACTCAGCTCTGTAAGTTCCCCAACCCATTTTCATGTGTACGACATTGTCGTTGTTAGGTGAATACAAAGCAATGCTTAAATTTTCAAGACTTTCATCTTCTGTAGTTACGGGAATAGTAGTTGTCACTACATCCATTTCAGACTTGTGAGAAAAATTTCCCCAACCATCGTTTTCAGCATTAATGTGGAATGTCCATTCATTCTCTGTAGGAACAACAACGATAGAATAGCGACCTGCTGGTAATACTTGGTCACCAATCATAGCATTACTCATCAATGTAATTTCTGTGCTTTCATTAGCTCCTAATCTCCACTTTTCGCCATATTTGGTAATTCCAGAATCCTTTACATCTGTAGAGGTAAATAGATTACGATCGTTTAAGGATGGTCTGCCGTAAAGCACTCTAATTTGTGGTTGCAATGCAGCTTTTTGTTCATCCGTTTTCGCGAAAGCGCGCTTTGTAGATTGCGCTGGATAATAAGCGGCGTCCATCGGGCTTTTATCCATAGAAACAAATTCTTGTGAAGTTGCCGTAAAAGTGATCGCCATCGCTGCCGCTGCTAAAAGTATGTTTTTCATGTTGTTATGTTGAAATATTTGTTCATACAATAATAAGCCGATTGTCGTCTCACGTTGTTAATTCTGTTCTAAAAAGCATCAGTCCACTACTGGGAGCGATGTGCGATAAATGGATAAGATTTGAACCATCTAAGGTTTTTTCAAATTCTTCAAAGGTCATTTTGCCCATTCCAAGGTCAAAAAGGGCACCCATCATGATCCTTACTTGGTGGCGTTTAAAACCTTTCCCGCTTACGCGAAAGCAAAAACTCTCCTCAGGAAAAAAGTTTGCTGTAAAGAGATTATTTTCTTCGATATAACAGCTGTCAACCATGCTGTTTGTATTGGTTTCCGCCGAAGGTTTGTAGGTATAGGACCAGAAATCCTTCTCGCCCACAAATAATTGTGCCGCCTTTTTCATGAGTTCTATATCCAGTTCTGACTTCATATAAACCATCAACGGCGCACAAAACGGATGGAACTTCTCGCCATGAGAGAATAGATAAATGTATTCCTTAACCTTAGGAGAATTAATGATATTGAAATCAGCTGTGGTAGGCTCAATGTGCAATGCCCTGATATCGCTAGGCAAGTTGAGGTTGAATTCTTTTAGAAAAACATCAAGGTCAGCAATAGGTTCATCGTCCAGAAACAATTCAATCGCCGTTTCATTTACTGAAACTCGAGCGTCAGTTCTTCCGGCAGCAAGTATTTTGAAATTAGAATGATCAAAAACGAATCGCAGCGTGCGCTGCACCATGCGCTCTACTGTAGGAAGATCAGGTTGTTTCTGCCAGCCATGGAATCGGAAGCCCAGATACTGGAGTTTTATGATGTAAAAGTGTCTTTCTTTTTTGAACATGTTGCAAAGATGTGGAATCCTTTTATATCAAGAAAAATTATATTTATACGTATATTTATATTAAGTATACGTATGTTTTTACAATAGTACTACATTACTTAGAGACCGATGCTACTTTCGAGCGGCATGACAAAGGAGTTAATTATGAAAAAGAAATTGACATTAAGTATCGATGAAGATGTAATCAATAAAGCAAAACAATATGCTCAAGGAACGGATCGTAGTTTATCAGAATTAATAGAAAATACACTTCGAAGGATATTCAATGGCACGAATATCAGTGAACCTAACACGCTCTATGATGTTGGAAATGCAGATAAGAAAGATAAACGAACAGGTTGGAAATTGCCAGAATTCTTAGAAGGTATAGCAGGTGTTGCTCCCTTGGATATTGATTACGTGAAAGATCGGGATATAATTAGAGAAGAGCGTTATTCAAAGCAGTAGCATGCAGTACTTTCTTGACACTAATATATTAATCGATCTTGTGACAATGAGAGAGCCATATGGAAAGGTTGCGGCTCAATTATTTGAAACAGCAAGAGAGAAAAAGTGGAATTTATTTTCGTCTGCGATTAGTATTACGACAACACACTACATTTTGTCCAAATCAATGGACAATATACCTGCTACAGAGGTTATTGGTAAACTTTTAGATCTCCTAACCATTGTTCCCGCAGATTCTTCCATGTTGCGTAGAGCGGTTTCTCAACCAATTAGCGATTATGAAGACGCCGTCCAGTTTGAATGCGCTGCATCCATAAAAGGCGTCAACGGCATCATCACCAGAAACAAGAAAGATTTCAAACACTCCACCATTCCCGTTTTTGCACCTGAAGAGGTTTTGTTCTAACTCTATAATATTTAGTTTCCAAAAGTTATAAACTCCATTCTATCTATCTTAAAGATTACCTCGTTATTTTCGATGACATCCAGATCAAAATAACCTTTTACCTTCAATCCGCCATCGATCTCAATTTTATCAGTTGTTGTAAAAGTGCCACTGGTTTGATATTCATTCCAATCTGAATTTACTATAGTAGGCGATTGAGTTGCAATTAAAAGCCCTGTATATTTAAATAAGTTTATAAAAGCAGGCAAATTGTTTTCTACTATTGGGTACGTTCCCAATTCTAAATTGCCTAACTGCTGATTCAAATTGAATTCTAAACGATATCCGTTGTTAGAATAAAATATGTGCCTTTGTGAACCATTAGGGTAGGTACTTTTACGTATATAAGTGTCCTTAAAAGTAAATTCGTTTGACTCGTACGCCATTCTGGTAAGTAAACCTATGGAGCATTCAAACTCTTTATGATTCTCAACGTCTATTGTGCCATTGATCTCTCTTTGTATGGAATTATCAGTTTCATTGAATATCGTTCCCGAGAAATTAAAGGATAAATCATTACTCGATTCATCATACATGAAATCAGAAATATTCATTGTAGAAATAGGATCAAAGGCGTGAGTCAAATAGAATGGAATCCTACCGCTCTCACCCGTTCTTTCAAGGTATTCAACCCTTATTAAATCACCTTGTTTCGATATATCAAAATCTAATTCATAACCAGCATATTCGTCTTCATGGAAGTTACTTACAGTAACATAAATCATGTTACAATTAGTGTTGCCAGTGATTTCATTATTTATGAAAGATCTTTCAATGCCATCAACTGTTACATTTGCGCTGTTGGTAATTTCAACTGGCGGCTCAAAATCGTTTCGATCGTCACATGAAATGACTCCCGCCAGAGAGAGGATTGATAAAATGTAAAGATTTTTCATAAATTCAAACTTACAAAAAGGAATAATCACTCACCAGTCAACTCCTGAAACATCGCCTCAAGATTCTTGTTCCTTTTGTTGAGCGACAAAATCTTCAACTCATTATCATGGGCAAAATCAAAAACGCCGCTGCGCTGGTCGGTTTTTGTTTCAAAACGCAATCTATAATTGAACCCGTGCAGTTCTTTTACTTCACGTACTAGAGGAATTCGCTGTAACAATTCTGGTTCCACACGATAGTCAAATTCTACATCAATGACTTGGATCTCGTCGCTTTTGAGATTTTTCAGATAATCATCTGCGACAATTTTTCCTTTATTGATGATGATCACGCGATCGCACATGGCCTCAACTTCCTGCATGATGTGTGTAGAAAGTAGGATGGTTGTGTTTTGGGCGACTTTACGTATCAAGCTGCGAATTTCCACTAATTGATTAGGATCTAGTCCTGTCGTGGGTTCATCCAGAATGAGAACTTTAGGCTGGTGCAATAATGCATTAGCCAGCCCTACACGTTGTTTGTAACCTTTGGAAAGCTCTTGAATTTTTTTGATTTGGTGGGATTCCAGACCGGTTTCTGCGATCACTTCGTTAATGCGCTGCTTGGCATTTTCCAGCTTGTAAATACTCGCACTAAAACCCAAATATTCCTTCACATACATATCAGGATACAACGGATTGTTCTCTGGCAGGTAACCTATGGAACTTTGCACCGCTCTAGAATCGGTCGCAACATCGTGGCCGTTTACTGTTGCTGTTCCATCATCTGCATTCAAATAAGTCGTCAGGATGCGCATCATCGTTGACTTTCCAGCGCCATTAGGACCTAAAAACCCAACGATTTCTCCAGACTTTATGGAGAAGGAAACGTCATCTAGCGCCTTTTGGCTGCCGTATGTTTTTGTGATTTTGGAAACTTCAATAGACATAAGGTAAAGATAGGAATTGTGATGAATTCGCTTTCGCGAAAGCGAAAACATTATAAACTACAACAACGTTATCGCAATCTTTTTTATTTAAATGTTTTGTTTTTACTATGAGTTTTAAATAAAGTATTCTACATTAGCCACTTGTTATGAATTCAACTACTTACTTCTGGTCTCGTTACTACTTCTATTTTATGGAAGAACGGACTCTATTGAAGTAATTTAAAATATATCACTCACAATAAAGTCCTGAATCATTCAGGACTTTTTTTATAGGAATAAATGAAGGTTGCAATACAAGGTGTGAAGGGATCATACCACCATCAGGTGGCAGATTTGTTGTACGGAGATGTGGAGTTGTTAGAGTGCAGCACTTTTGACCAACTAGGTCGTGCCGTGGCTCAAGGCGAGGTTGATAAAGGCGTTATGGCCATAGGTAATTCTATTGCAGGTAGCATTTTGCCCAACTATACGTTGATCAGTGAGAATGATTTGAGCATCACTGCAGAGTGCTATCTGGATATCGACCACCAATTGATGGCATTGAAAGGTCAAAAACTGGAAGATATCGTTGAGGTACAATCACATCCCATGGCATTATTGCAGTGCAAGCCATTCTTTAGAGATTATCCAGAAATTAAACTGGTAGAAACTGATGATACAGCAGCAGCAGCTTACCGCATACAGCGCGATGGGAAAAAAGGAATTGCAGCTATTGCATCAAGTATTGCGGCAACCATATACGATCTAGATATCATCGCCACTGACATTCAAGAAATTAAAAATAATGCCACCCGATTTGTGGTAGTAGAAAAAAATCAGGTGGATAATCATGAGCCCAATAAGGCCACTATCAATTTTGCAAGTAGTCACGAGGCTGGATCGCTTGCACGTATTCTAACGATTTTTGGCGCACAGCGCATCAATCTTACTAAAATTCAATCCATTCCCATTGTTGAGAAACCTTTTTTGTTCTCGTTTGTAGCAGATTTGGAATTTGACAATCTGAGCCAATTCACCACTGCACAACAACAAATCCAGCCTTACATTAAGGAACTCACCATTTTAGGAATTTATAAAAGCGCTACGTTATGATAGCAACAGCAAGACGACTTGATAGCGTTCAAGAATATTATTTTGCCACCAAATTACGCGAAGTGCGTAGTTTGATGAACGAAGGAAAACCTATTATTAATGCGGGAATAGGCAGTCCAGACCTATTGCCGCCAGATCATGTGATCCCTGCGCTGGTCAATGCTATGGGAGACCATAAAGCGCACGGTTACCAAAGCTATTTAGGTTTGCCAGAATTGCGAGAAGCAATGGCAGATTTTTACAAATCCCAGTATAATGTGTCGATCGATTCAGAGTCAGAGGTCATTCCGTTGATGGGTAGTAAGGAAGGAATTCTTCATATTTCACTAGCATACTTGAATCCTGGTGATCAGGTTTTGATTCCAGATCCAGGTTATCCTACTTATGCTAGTGCGACTAAATTGTGTGAAGCCCAAGCAGTCACTTATGACCTGACGTCTAATAATAATTGGATGCCAGACTTTGAAGCTTTGGAGCAAATGGAATTGTCCAAGGTGAAACTTATGTGGACCAACTATCCCAATATGCCTACCGGCGCTGCAGGAAATCTAGAAGTTTTTGAAAATTTAGTCGCCTTTGCCCGTAAGCATAATATTTTGGTTGTTAACGATAACCCATATAGCTGCGTAGGATATGAAAATAAGGTCAGTATCCATCAAGTGGAAGGTTCGCTGGATTGCGCTTTGGAATTGAATTCTATTAGTAAAACCTTTAATATGGCTGGCTGGCGTGTTGGTATGTTGACTGGAAATGCAGATGTACTGAAAGAAGTTTTGAAAGTAAAGACCAACATGGATAGCGGCATGTTTTACGGTGTTCAAAAAGGAGCGATTGCTGCTTTAAAAACGGATGCAAGTTGGCTAGAGAATCAAGATAAAACATACATCAAAAGACGAGAATTGACGATACAGGTAGCACATGCTCTTGACCTAGAACCCGAATTACAAACTGGCGGATTGTTCGTCTGGTGCAAATTGCCAGCAGGAATTGAAGATGACAAGGCATTTGTAGACGGCGTGCTTCACAAGCAACATATATTCATCACACCAGGAAGCATTTTTGGTAAGAATGGTGAAGGTTACGTGAGGTTTTCATTGTGTGTCAAAGAAGAAGAAATAGCAACGATGCTCGAAAGGGTTTCAAAAAAGCAGAACGCATGAAAAATGTGTTTCTTATAGGAACTGGTCTCATAGGTGGATCCATGCTTTTGGATTTGCGAGAGCATTTCAAGGATGCCACTTTTTACGGTATTGATCAAAATGAGGCGCATGCACAGCGAGCGGCGGAAAACGGAATGGTTGATGAGGTAGCGACGATGGAAGATCTCAAACTAGCAGATTTAGTATTGATAAGCATTCCGGTTGATGCCGCTTTGAGCGTAGTGCCACAGGTTTTGGATTTGATTCCAGAACATGCGCTGGTGATAGATGTTGGATCTACTAAAGAAGCTATTTGTAACGCTGTAGAAGGCCATAAAAATAGACGCCAATTTCTAGCTGCACACCCTATTGCAGGAACTGAATTTTCTGGTCCTGATGCTGCGATTCATGGGTTGTTTGATAAGAAAACCATGATTGTATGCGAAGTGGAAAAGACAGCATTTAAATTGCAGGAAATGGCAAAGGAAATCTTTGATGTTCTCGGCATGAGGATACGATACATGACGCCACTTACGCATGATAGACACATCGCATTTGTTTCCCACTTATCACATATTTCCAGCTTCATGTTAGGGAAGACCGTCATACAGGAGGAGCAAGTAGAGCAAGATATATTTGACCTGGCCGGCAGTGGATTTGAAAGCACGGTGCGACTTGCAAAGAGTTCACCGGCAATGTGGACGCCTATTTTTGCCCAGAATAAGAAACATGTCCTGGACTCTCTGGACGGATATATTGAAAATTTAGTACGCTTTCGCGAAAGCGTAAACACAGACAATCACAAAGCCATATTTGAAGATATGGAACAAACAAATAGAATTAAAACCATACTAAAAGGAATACAAAATGAAAAATAAGAAAGAGTACAGAAACTGGCTGGACGCACATAAACTAGATCACCCTATCGTGATCGCAGGACCGTGTAGTGCAGAGACTGAAGACCAAGTTTTAAAAATTGCACACGAGCTGAAAGACAGCGATACAACATATTTGAGAGCAGGAATATGGAAACCACGAACACGTCCAGGAAATTTTGAAGGAGTTGGCGCTATAGGCTTGAAATGGTTGCAAAGAGCCAAAAAAGAGACTGGACTGCTTACTGCTACAGAAGTCGCAAACAAAGCTCACGTAGATTTAGCACTGGAACACGATATCGATTTATTATGGATAGGTGCGCGTTCTACAGTGAGTCCTTTTATCGTTCAGGAAATCGCAGATGCGCTTAAGGGAACAGATAAGGTGGTTTTAGTTAAGAATCCTGTCAATCCAGATCTAGCGTTGTGGATAGGAGCAGTAGAGCGACTATATACCGCTGATATTAAGAACTTAGGAGTCATACATAGAGGATTCTCTACCTATGAAAAGTCAAAATATCGTAATAATCCAGAATGGCAGATTGCGGTTGATTTCCAGACACGTTTCCCAGACCTACCATTGATTTGTGATCCATCGCACATTACAGGAAAGAGAGATATGATCCTTGAGGTTTCCCAGACTGCACTTGATTTGAACTATGATGGTTTGATGATAGAGACTCATTATGATCCAGATAACGCATGGAGCGATGCGGCACAACAAGTGACGCCAACGACTCTTATGCAGATTTTCAAAGACTTGAAAATTAGAAAGGAGCATGACGATGAGGCTGGATACCAGAATAAGTTAGGAGTCTTGAGAGCACAGATCGATGTGATCGATAACTCGATTATTGAAACTTTAGGAAAAAGAATGAAAACGGCTGATGCCATTGGAGAATTGAAAAAGTCGCGTAATGTAGCGGTACTTCAATCCAAGCGTTGGAATGAA
Protein-coding sequences here:
- a CDS encoding bifunctional 3-deoxy-7-phosphoheptulonate synthase/chorismate mutase type II produces the protein MKNKKEYRNWLDAHKLDHPIVIAGPCSAETEDQVLKIAHELKDSDTTYLRAGIWKPRTRPGNFEGVGAIGLKWLQRAKKETGLLTATEVANKAHVDLALEHDIDLLWIGARSTVSPFIVQEIADALKGTDKVVLVKNPVNPDLALWIGAVERLYTADIKNLGVIHRGFSTYEKSKYRNNPEWQIAVDFQTRFPDLPLICDPSHITGKRDMILEVSQTALDLNYDGLMIETHYDPDNAWSDAAQQVTPTTLMQIFKDLKIRKEHDDEAGYQNKLGVLRAQIDVIDNSIIETLGKRMKTADAIGELKKSRNVAVLQSKRWNEILGKMILEGQEHGLSEEFILRVFKAVHQESINHQEKIVNISK